The proteins below come from a single Streptomyces sp. NBC_01276 genomic window:
- a CDS encoding DUF1330 domain-containing protein, with translation MAKGYWVSVYRATSDPERLAAYDKLAGPAVRAGGGRLLSRGGRVVAHEAGNTQRVILIEFDSFEQAVAAYESEAYQKALVVLSDAVERDFRIIEGND, from the coding sequence ATGGCCAAGGGTTACTGGGTCAGTGTCTACCGCGCCACATCCGACCCTGAGAGGCTGGCCGCCTACGACAAGCTGGCCGGCCCGGCTGTCCGGGCGGGGGGCGGGCGGCTCCTGTCCCGTGGCGGTCGAGTCGTCGCCCACGAGGCCGGAAACACGCAACGTGTCATTCTGATCGAGTTCGACAGCTTCGAACAGGCCGTCGCGGCATACGAGAGCGAGGCCTACCAGAAGGCGCTGGTGGTCCTCTCCGACGCCGTCGAGCGCGACTTCCGCATCATCGAAGGCAACGACTGA
- a CDS encoding isopeptide-forming domain-containing fimbrial protein, with translation MATPPAPLRVALANGSFEQPVVAGVEILPDSSQTQAPKRVPGWLTTASDHRIELWHSGFQGVPAADGTQFAELNANEVSTLYQDLPTTPGTKLYWRLYHRGRQGDDTMALDIGVPSAPVEQRRFTDGNTAWGYYTGTYTVPAGQTLTRFAFRSISAAGGNRGIGNFLDGIFFGTAPYVVLDKIAAPTGPLEVGDVVTYRITARNEGGGAAENLALTDAIPPGTTYLPGSLRILDGPNAGAKSDAQGDDQAHYDSTANKVVFRLGDGATAVDGGSLPSTETVPAGTTVEYRVTIDRATGGKQISNTATASYENRLGDRPEPLTSTSNEQVTQVKPAADLTVTKAADATTVTVGQTVTYRVTVRNAGPNGATGVTVTDRLPDGLAFLSADGPGTYDPATGLWRPGGLAEGATATLVLRAKATEAGLIGNTATATANEKDPDTTDNTDTVSVCVEPAPSCCDPCAGRR, from the coding sequence ATGGCAACACCTCCCGCTCCGCTCCGGGTTGCCCTGGCCAACGGCAGCTTCGAGCAGCCCGTCGTGGCCGGTGTGGAGATCCTGCCGGACTCCTCACAGACGCAGGCGCCCAAGCGGGTCCCGGGCTGGCTCACCACCGCCTCCGATCACCGGATCGAACTGTGGCACTCGGGATTCCAGGGAGTCCCGGCGGCGGACGGCACCCAGTTCGCCGAACTCAACGCGAACGAGGTCTCCACGCTCTACCAGGACCTGCCGACGACCCCCGGCACCAAGCTGTACTGGCGGCTGTACCACCGCGGGCGCCAGGGGGACGACACCATGGCGCTGGACATCGGCGTACCCAGCGCCCCGGTGGAGCAGCGGCGCTTCACCGACGGCAACACCGCCTGGGGTTACTACACCGGCACCTATACCGTTCCGGCGGGCCAGACGCTGACGCGCTTCGCGTTCCGCTCCATCTCCGCCGCCGGCGGTAACCGCGGCATCGGCAACTTCCTGGACGGCATCTTCTTCGGCACCGCCCCGTACGTGGTGCTCGACAAGATCGCCGCCCCCACGGGACCACTGGAGGTGGGCGACGTCGTCACCTATCGCATCACCGCCAGGAACGAGGGCGGCGGCGCGGCGGAGAACCTCGCCCTGACCGACGCCATCCCGCCGGGGACGACGTATCTGCCCGGCTCCCTGCGGATCCTCGACGGCCCGAACGCCGGGGCGAAGAGCGATGCCCAGGGCGACGACCAGGCGCACTACGACAGCACGGCGAACAAGGTCGTCTTCCGCCTCGGCGACGGCGCCACCGCCGTGGACGGGGGCAGCCTGCCCAGTACCGAGACGGTGCCGGCGGGCACCACGGTGGAGTACCGGGTCACCATCGACCGGGCCACCGGCGGAAAGCAGATCAGCAACACCGCGACCGCCTCGTACGAGAACCGGCTCGGCGACAGGCCGGAACCCCTGACGTCCACCTCCAACGAACAGGTCACGCAGGTCAAACCGGCCGCCGACCTGACCGTCACGAAAGCGGCCGACGCGACGACCGTCACGGTCGGCCAGACGGTGACCTACCGCGTCACCGTCCGCAACGCCGGTCCGAACGGAGCCACCGGCGTCACCGTCACCGACCGGCTCCCGGACGGCCTCGCCTTCCTGTCCGCCGACGGCCCCGGAACCTACGATCCGGCCACCGGGCTGTGGAGGCCGGGAGGCCTGGCCGAGGGTGCCACCGCCACCCTCGTGCTGCGGGCCAAGGCCACCGAGGCAGGCCTGATCGGCAACACCGCCACGGCCACCGCCAACGAGAAGGACCCCGACACCACCGACAACACCGACACCGTCAGCGTCTGCGTCGAACCTGCCCCCTCCTGCTGCGACCCCTGCGCCGGCCGGCGGTAG
- a CDS encoding MFS transporter: MLLALLLDRTGSGVWAAASVLYFTFVIGLDAGQLGLLLGTAGVAGIAGSPLAGHLAGRFPVRSLLIGCHLLRLATLCALLVVTRFEALLLVVALTNLGDRAAKTLEMLFATRVAGERRATYQALSRSSANAGYALGAGLAAIGLAVGSREAYQALILANALSFVAAATLVWRTGEAGGRPQARARTGSPAGQAEAGREGREGGYGPTGRRQPGPSPWRDRGYLRFVLLDMPMNLDDSLLNVGLPLWLVHHTDAPHALVPAFLVINTVLVVVLQLRVSARVEQPRQAAGAVRLYGLTMFACCALLVLSTGGGAWTASVVLLAVAVLVTLAELVRSVSSWELAVSLAPPEARASYLGVAGMAQSVQKSAGPPLLTGAVMAAGPAGWLVLGTAVAGLSVVQRRYSLLRLDALDALDAPAARTGSARNLKAEATPATTSPSPTPPA; the protein is encoded by the coding sequence ATGCTGCTCGCCCTGTTGCTGGACCGGACCGGCTCGGGAGTGTGGGCCGCGGCCTCCGTCCTGTACTTCACCTTCGTCATCGGGCTGGACGCCGGGCAGCTGGGCCTGCTGCTCGGCACGGCCGGAGTGGCGGGCATCGCCGGCTCGCCGCTCGCAGGTCACCTGGCCGGCCGGTTCCCGGTGCGCTCGCTGCTGATCGGCTGTCATCTGCTCCGCTTGGCGACCCTGTGCGCGCTGCTCGTCGTCACCCGCTTCGAAGCGCTGCTGCTCGTGGTCGCCCTCACCAACCTGGGCGACCGGGCGGCCAAGACGCTGGAGATGCTCTTCGCCACCCGGGTCGCGGGCGAACGGCGCGCCACCTACCAGGCGTTGTCGCGCAGTTCGGCGAACGCCGGCTACGCCCTCGGCGCGGGCCTGGCCGCGATCGGCCTCGCGGTGGGCAGCCGCGAGGCCTACCAGGCCCTGATCCTCGCCAACGCCCTGTCCTTCGTCGCGGCCGCCACGCTGGTGTGGCGCACCGGGGAGGCGGGCGGCCGCCCGCAGGCGCGGGCCCGCACGGGCAGCCCGGCCGGCCAGGCCGAGGCCGGTCGGGAGGGGCGGGAAGGGGGGTACGGACCGACCGGGCGGCGGCAGCCCGGTCCGAGTCCGTGGCGGGACCGCGGATACCTGCGGTTCGTCCTGCTGGACATGCCGATGAACCTGGACGACTCGCTCCTCAACGTGGGGCTGCCGCTGTGGCTGGTCCACCACACGGACGCACCCCACGCGCTGGTCCCGGCCTTCCTCGTGATCAACACCGTGCTCGTCGTCGTACTGCAACTGCGGGTGTCCGCCAGGGTCGAGCAGCCGCGCCAGGCGGCGGGCGCGGTCCGCCTGTACGGGCTGACGATGTTCGCCTGCTGCGCCCTGCTCGTGCTGTCGACGGGAGGCGGGGCCTGGACCGCCTCGGTCGTCCTCCTGGCGGTGGCGGTCCTGGTCACGCTGGCGGAGCTGGTGCGGTCGGTGAGCTCCTGGGAGCTGGCGGTGTCCCTCGCGCCCCCGGAGGCGCGGGCGTCCTACCTGGGGGTGGCGGGCATGGCACAGTCGGTACAGAAGTCCGCCGGGCCGCCGCTGCTGACGGGCGCCGTGATGGCGGCCGGACCCGCCGGATGGCTCGTCCTCGGAACGGCGGTCGCGGGCCTGTCCGTCGTACAACGGCGCTACAGCCTGCTACGTCTGGACGCCCTGGACGCCCTGGACGCCCCGGCGGCCCGGACCGGCTCGGCCCGGAACCTCAAGGCCGAGGCCACCCCCGCGACCACATCGCCGTCGCCGACCCCGCCCGCGTAG
- a CDS encoding alpha/beta fold hydrolase — protein MILSHDAAGSGPALVLLHSGVCDRRMWDPQWEALRAVGYRVVRADLRGFGETPAGAGDHDPVADVWELLDSLGIERAALIGASYGGKLALAAAARHPERVTALALLASGLPGRAPSAELRAWGAREDALLAADDLDGAVALNVDTWLGPDATPETRAAVAEMQRHAFGVQSAAEAAAAAAAEAAGPARPEADAAHKADAADAADAADAAQKTRQAAPEFDLSGIAAPTLAVAGAHDFADHREIAVDLSRLLPNARHLELDWAGHLPSLERPEEVTALLVDFLTGAGVTA, from the coding sequence GTGATCCTTTCTCATGACGCGGCCGGTTCGGGCCCTGCTCTCGTCCTCCTCCACTCCGGCGTCTGCGACCGCCGCATGTGGGACCCGCAGTGGGAGGCCCTGCGGGCCGTCGGATACCGGGTGGTCCGCGCCGACCTGCGCGGTTTCGGCGAGACCCCGGCCGGGGCGGGCGACCACGACCCCGTCGCGGACGTGTGGGAGTTGCTGGACTCGCTCGGCATCGAGCGGGCCGCCCTGATCGGCGCTTCGTACGGAGGCAAGCTGGCCCTGGCCGCCGCCGCGCGCCACCCCGAGCGGGTCACCGCCCTGGCCCTGCTCGCCTCCGGCCTCCCCGGCCGGGCGCCGAGTGCCGAACTCCGCGCCTGGGGCGCCCGGGAGGACGCCCTGCTGGCCGCGGACGACCTCGACGGCGCGGTGGCCCTGAACGTCGACACCTGGCTCGGCCCCGACGCCACCCCAGAGACCCGCGCGGCGGTCGCCGAGATGCAGCGGCACGCCTTCGGGGTCCAGTCGGCCGCCGAAGCCGCCGCCGCGGCCGCCGCCGAAGCCGCCGGCCCGGCCCGGCCCGAGGCCGACGCGGCGCACAAGGCGGACGCGGCGGACGCGGCGGACGCGGCGGACGCGGCGCAGAAGACCCGGCAGGCGGCCCCCGAGTTCGACCTCTCCGGGATCGCCGCCCCCACCCTCGCCGTCGCCGGCGCCCATGACTTCGCCGACCACCGCGAGATCGCCGTAGACCTGTCCCGGCTCCTCCCGAACGCGCGCCACCTGGAACTCGACTGGGCCGGCCACCTCCCCTCCCTGGAGCGCCCCGAGGAAGTCACCGCCCTCCTGGTGGACTTCCTCACGGGCGCCGGCGTGACCGCCTGA
- a CDS encoding class I SAM-dependent methyltransferase: MPDTSVAHFYDELADDYHLIYSDWDAGIRRQGDALDALIDQDRAAVLDCSCGIGTQAIGLALRGHRVTGTDISPRAAARAAGEAARRGLSLHTAAADMRRLPFADGQFDTVVCADNSLPHLLTEQDVNAALAEMRRVLRPGGRLLISTRPYDDLLRDRPASTPPQVSGVAEADGGGRTVTFQLWHWHDDGEHYDLEHFQLLPAGGEWRVQVRRTTYWALGRDRLVGLAAEAGFVDPQWRMPQETGFFQPLLVARAGE; the protein is encoded by the coding sequence ATGCCTGACACATCGGTGGCGCACTTCTATGACGAACTGGCCGACGACTACCACCTGATCTACTCGGACTGGGACGCGGGCATCCGTCGGCAGGGGGACGCCCTGGACGCACTGATCGACCAGGATCGCGCGGCGGTGCTCGACTGTTCCTGCGGCATCGGCACACAGGCCATCGGCCTGGCGCTGCGCGGGCACCGGGTCACCGGGACCGACATCAGCCCCCGCGCCGCCGCCCGAGCTGCCGGGGAGGCCGCCCGCCGGGGCCTGAGCCTGCACACGGCCGCCGCCGACATGCGGCGCCTCCCGTTTGCCGATGGCCAGTTCGACACGGTCGTCTGCGCCGACAACTCGCTGCCCCACCTGCTGACGGAGCAGGATGTGAACGCCGCCCTGGCCGAGATGCGCCGAGTCCTGCGCCCCGGCGGCCGGCTGCTGATCAGCACACGGCCCTACGACGACCTGCTGCGCGATCGTCCGGCTTCGACGCCTCCTCAAGTCTCCGGGGTCGCCGAAGCCGACGGCGGGGGGCGAACCGTCACCTTCCAGCTCTGGCACTGGCACGACGACGGGGAGCACTACGACTTGGAGCACTTCCAACTCCTCCCGGCAGGCGGAGAATGGCGCGTCCAGGTCCGCCGGACGACCTACTGGGCACTCGGCCGGGACCGGCTGGTCGGCCTCGCAGCCGAGGCCGGGTTCGTCGACCCCCAGTGGCGGATGCCACAGGAGACGGGCTTCTTCCAGCCGCTGCTTGTGGCCCGCGCGGGCGAGTAG
- a CDS encoding glycerophosphodiester phosphodiesterase family protein gives MNNDLGRGAGPRVLRALVAALCGIVGTAVLGATPAAAADQRHPVYAIAHRVDTLAGVDAALKHGANGIEMDVCAWWNPNEWRAYHDCSSAGDNRLGPSFDSMVDRIVSNANAGRRLSLVWLDIKDPNYCGEQENRGCSVAGLRDKAQRLTAAGIQVLYGFYEYHGGGTPDVGGRGWKSLEGRLGSLEGITSTGTRDQVQGAFNRSGSGFPAGHRVMDYGDSDITKGFGNCTEASYNTCAELKKGAGDRDAGRLAATLSWTTTYNDPWYVDKLLGDGRVDGIIAGYGAFTGVREYDDSWQCANAVNLVRDWVNRHGGTHRMATAGDRLFG, from the coding sequence TTGAACAACGACCTCGGGCGCGGTGCCGGACCAAGGGTGTTACGGGCACTGGTCGCCGCCCTCTGCGGGATCGTCGGTACCGCCGTGCTCGGCGCGACCCCGGCGGCGGCAGCCGATCAGCGTCACCCGGTCTACGCCATCGCCCACCGCGTGGACACGCTGGCCGGTGTGGACGCCGCGCTGAAGCACGGCGCCAACGGCATCGAGATGGACGTGTGCGCGTGGTGGAACCCGAACGAATGGCGGGCGTATCACGACTGTTCCTCGGCCGGTGACAACCGGCTGGGCCCCAGCTTCGACAGCATGGTCGACCGCATCGTCTCGAACGCGAACGCGGGACGCCGGCTGTCGCTGGTCTGGCTGGACATCAAGGACCCGAACTACTGCGGGGAGCAGGAGAACCGCGGGTGCAGCGTCGCCGGACTGCGCGACAAGGCGCAGCGGCTGACGGCTGCCGGGATCCAGGTGCTCTACGGGTTCTACGAGTACCACGGCGGCGGCACCCCGGACGTCGGCGGCCGGGGCTGGAAGAGCCTGGAAGGCAGGCTCGGCAGCCTGGAGGGCATCACCTCGACCGGCACCCGCGACCAGGTCCAGGGGGCGTTCAACCGGTCCGGTTCCGGATTCCCGGCCGGTCACCGGGTGATGGACTACGGCGACAGCGACATCACCAAGGGGTTCGGCAACTGCACGGAAGCGTCCTACAACACGTGCGCGGAACTGAAGAAGGGCGCCGGGGACCGCGACGCCGGCCGACTCGCGGCCACGCTCTCCTGGACCACCACCTACAACGACCCCTGGTACGTCGACAAACTGCTGGGCGACGGGCGCGTGGACGGCATCATCGCGGGCTACGGGGCCTTCACCGGAGTACGCGAGTACGACGACAGCTGGCAGTGCGCCAACGCCGTCAACCTCGTCCGTGACTGGGTGAACCGCCACGGCGGCACCCATCGCATGGCCACCGCCGGCGACCGTCTGTTCGGGTAG
- a CDS encoding carboxymuconolactone decarboxylase family protein: MSRIALLEPPYTDQVGALLARMMPGEAPPIGLFRMFARNLPMAGAMHGWGRYELSRQLTLTMREREIVIDRTCALCGCEYEWGVHMVTFAERVGLTREQATSLVHGGPADECWTSEPERLLILAVDMLHECSDIDDALWARLASVFDEPQLLDLLLLCGWYNAVSFAARTARIPHEPGAPRFADFPPRTR; encoded by the coding sequence ATGTCGCGGATAGCCCTGCTGGAACCGCCGTATACCGACCAGGTCGGCGCACTGCTCGCGCGCATGATGCCCGGAGAGGCCCCACCGATCGGGCTGTTCCGGATGTTCGCCAGAAACCTTCCGATGGCCGGCGCCATGCACGGGTGGGGTCGCTACGAGCTGAGCCGGCAGCTGACGCTGACCATGCGGGAACGCGAGATCGTCATCGACCGGACGTGCGCGCTGTGCGGCTGCGAGTACGAGTGGGGCGTGCACATGGTGACGTTCGCCGAGCGAGTCGGCCTCACTCGCGAGCAGGCGACTTCGCTGGTGCACGGCGGTCCCGCCGACGAATGCTGGACATCCGAGCCGGAACGGCTGCTCATTCTCGCCGTCGACATGCTGCATGAGTGCTCCGACATCGATGACGCGTTGTGGGCACGGCTTGCCTCGGTCTTCGACGAGCCCCAACTGCTCGACCTGCTCCTGTTGTGTGGGTGGTATAACGCCGTCAGCTTCGCCGCCCGCACCGCTCGCATTCCGCACGAGCCCGGCGCACCACGCTTCGCCGACTTCCCGCCCCGCACTCGATGA
- a CDS encoding CBS domain-containing protein encodes MRHREVGELMTREVVTVPGNAPFKDVVRALTEHRVSAVAVVDGAGHALGVVSEGDLLPKSAGQGDFPGILPEPDALEREKAEGTRAEQLMSAPAVCAGSDWTVAEAARLMEAQGVKRLLVVDGADKLVGIVSRRDLLKIFLRDDDDIRHEITADVLDRTLRQEPGSVTVEVTDGRVELHGAVQFKSLIPVIERLCRTVDGVVGVTQHLSYAVDDM; translated from the coding sequence GTGAGACATCGAGAAGTAGGCGAGCTGATGACGCGCGAGGTCGTGACGGTACCGGGGAACGCGCCGTTCAAGGACGTCGTCCGCGCCCTCACCGAGCACCGGGTGTCGGCCGTCGCCGTCGTCGACGGCGCGGGACACGCCCTCGGTGTGGTGTCGGAGGGCGACCTCCTGCCCAAGTCGGCCGGTCAGGGCGACTTCCCGGGCATCCTGCCCGAGCCCGACGCACTGGAGCGCGAGAAGGCGGAGGGCACACGGGCCGAGCAGCTCATGTCGGCTCCCGCCGTGTGCGCCGGATCCGACTGGACGGTCGCCGAAGCGGCCCGCCTCATGGAGGCGCAGGGCGTCAAGCGGCTGCTGGTCGTCGACGGGGCGGACAAACTGGTGGGGATCGTCAGCCGGCGCGACCTCCTGAAGATCTTCCTCCGCGACGACGACGACATCCGCCACGAGATCACCGCAGACGTGCTCGACCGCACCCTGCGCCAGGAGCCCGGTTCCGTCACCGTCGAAGTGACCGACGGCCGGGTCGAACTGCACGGTGCGGTGCAGTTCAAGAGCCTGATCCCGGTGATCGAAAGACTCTGCCGCACCGTCGACGGAGTGGTGGGGGTGACACAGCATCTCTCCTACGCGGTCGACGACATGTGA
- a CDS encoding hexose kinase: MLLSTEVSAMTLPRRRRTGGPAEAVVGSAWEQAAMSQGAPERGREPSVLTLTLNPTVDLCWEVGRLEAVDKNRARVRSVAAGGGGINVARHVVRLGGRATAIHTAGGEVGLRLGRLLDEEGTDHIAVDIDEDTREALVLVEVRTRRSYHVVPPGPQLRAHEGRRCLEVLEGAVGGRPYVVASGSLPGGLPDDFYAAVARRVKAAGSRLILDTSGPALQGALTEGVFLLRCNRREAESMAGRAIRGFDDARALNEHLLTTGAAEIAVTTLGALGALCSTGRGHTRLYAPPLPGEPLSDAGAGDSMVAALTTRLAAGDDPVSACALGVATAAAAMLTPSTEPFDPDVARSLRSLVRTSTDWR, from the coding sequence ATGTTGCTGTCCACGGAGGTGAGCGCGATGACGCTGCCCAGACGGCGTCGGACCGGCGGCCCGGCGGAGGCGGTGGTCGGCAGCGCGTGGGAACAGGCCGCGATGTCCCAGGGCGCCCCCGAGCGGGGCCGCGAGCCGTCGGTCCTCACCTTGACGCTGAATCCCACGGTGGATCTCTGCTGGGAGGTCGGACGCCTGGAGGCCGTCGACAAGAACCGTGCCCGGGTCAGGTCCGTGGCCGCGGGGGGCGGAGGGATCAACGTCGCCCGTCACGTCGTGCGGCTCGGAGGACGAGCCACGGCCATCCACACCGCCGGAGGGGAGGTCGGCCTGCGTCTCGGCCGGCTGCTGGACGAAGAGGGCACCGACCACATCGCCGTCGACATCGACGAGGACACCCGCGAAGCACTCGTGCTGGTCGAGGTCCGGACCCGCCGCAGCTATCACGTCGTGCCGCCCGGCCCGCAACTGCGCGCCCACGAGGGGCGGCGGTGTCTGGAAGTGCTGGAAGGGGCCGTTGGCGGTCGCCCGTACGTCGTGGCCAGCGGCAGCCTGCCCGGCGGCTTGCCCGACGACTTCTACGCGGCTGTCGCCCGCCGCGTCAAGGCAGCCGGATCCCGGCTGATCCTGGACACCTCGGGGCCCGCGCTCCAAGGAGCGCTCACGGAGGGCGTGTTCCTCCTGCGATGCAACCGGAGGGAGGCCGAGAGCATGGCAGGCCGGGCCATCCGTGGCTTCGACGACGCCCGGGCCCTCAACGAGCACCTGCTCACCACGGGGGCTGCCGAGATCGCCGTGACCACCCTCGGAGCGCTGGGCGCGTTGTGCTCGACCGGCCGCGGCCACACCAGGCTCTACGCGCCGCCACTGCCCGGCGAGCCGCTGAGCGATGCCGGGGCGGGAGACAGCATGGTCGCCGCCCTCACCACGCGGCTGGCCGCCGGTGACGATCCCGTCAGCGCGTGCGCGTTGGGCGTGGCCACAGCCGCCGCGGCGATGCTCACCCCCAGCACCGAGCCCTTCGACCCGGACGTGGCCCGGTCACTCCGCTCACTGGTGAGGACCAGCACCGACTGGCGGTGA
- a CDS encoding MBL fold metallo-hydrolase encodes MIRLSMLPAEDGDCLLLEYGNADFTRRVLVDGGRHDTYKRIKPLLADLDRTIDVLVVTHVDQDHILGVLSLLEDAQEPVALGDVWFNGFDHLHDRDVFGAVEGEMLTTTLMTRHLPWNKAFQGRSIEVGHPLTWFDDGSTMEVLAPDRGLLEALIPMWETKCAQAGLIPGVDPQERHPVPGIEHFGAVDVAALAAAPFERDGSATNRTSIGLLFSFEGTRIVLTGDADDRRLAASLRPRAEAEGGRLRIDALKVAHHGSAHNISNDLLGLLDCGRYLISTNGKIHGHPDDIAVARILQHGGEAKDLVFNYRERAANWDLAALKDEFGYRVVEPAAADEDGFVTVEF; translated from the coding sequence ATGATCCGGCTCAGCATGCTGCCCGCGGAGGACGGCGACTGCCTGCTCCTCGAATACGGCAACGCCGACTTCACCCGGCGGGTCCTCGTCGACGGCGGACGCCACGACACCTACAAGCGGATCAAGCCCCTCCTCGCCGATCTGGACCGAACGATCGACGTGCTCGTGGTGACCCATGTCGACCAGGACCACATCCTCGGCGTGCTGTCGCTGCTCGAAGACGCGCAGGAGCCGGTGGCGCTCGGGGACGTGTGGTTCAACGGCTTCGACCACCTCCACGACCGCGACGTCTTCGGCGCGGTGGAAGGAGAGATGCTCACGACCACGCTCATGACCCGGCACCTGCCGTGGAACAAGGCGTTCCAGGGGCGCAGCATCGAGGTGGGCCATCCGCTGACCTGGTTCGACGACGGCTCCACGATGGAGGTGCTGGCGCCGGACCGCGGTCTGCTGGAGGCGCTGATCCCGATGTGGGAGACGAAGTGCGCGCAGGCCGGCCTGATCCCGGGAGTCGATCCCCAGGAGAGGCACCCGGTGCCCGGCATCGAACACTTCGGCGCGGTCGACGTCGCCGCACTGGCCGCCGCGCCGTTCGAACGCGACGGCTCCGCGACGAACCGCACCAGCATCGGTCTGCTCTTCTCGTTCGAGGGCACCCGGATCGTCCTCACCGGCGACGCGGACGACCGGCGCCTGGCGGCCTCGCTCCGCCCGCGCGCCGAGGCCGAGGGCGGGCGCCTGCGGATCGACGCCCTGAAGGTCGCCCACCACGGCAGCGCCCACAACATCTCGAACGATCTCCTCGGCCTCCTCGACTGCGGCCGCTATCTGATCTCCACGAACGGAAAGATCCACGGACACCCGGACGACATCGCCGTCGCCCGCATCCTCCAGCACGGCGGGGAGGCGAAGGACCTCGTCTTCAACTACCGCGAACGGGCCGCGAACTGGGACCTGGCCGCCCTCAAGGACGAGTTCGGGTACCGGGTGGTCGAACCCGCCGCGGCGGACGAGGACGGCTTCGTCACCGTGGAGTTCTGA
- a CDS encoding caspase family protein, whose protein sequence is MAGFTVHLDENAGPASTHALVIGIGAYTHLEGGASPTTHPGATGMRQLTSPPLSARRFATWMIDRYHDGGRPLGSLALLLGEEVPGPFVHPRTRAEHAVEAATIDNIVAAVLEWKDRGDHDQARLVFYFCGHGVSLGFDTSLLAEDMFADLNSPMNGALHFEGLKRGLNSCRAGQQVFFVDACRAGSDALGRTVGGASLGRVPIDGNEMFRPEGFVPREHAVIYATLHGEETFGRAGEASLFTSALLQSVEGAASENTEGRVWRVTTGTLTHAIGHFMREPAFAGTLVNAAVPVNSESFDFVFHELPGDPIVPVYIGCVPETDNALADFACRHPGQDDRRRPPPAAGDEPDLTEWSLLLPFGQYEVEAVLGPGDVRRDELDARPPLFHLRLARP, encoded by the coding sequence ATGGCCGGTTTCACGGTGCACCTCGACGAGAACGCGGGGCCCGCGTCCACGCATGCGCTCGTCATCGGGATCGGGGCGTACACGCACCTGGAAGGCGGGGCCTCGCCGACGACCCATCCGGGCGCCACGGGCATGCGGCAGTTGACCTCGCCGCCCCTCTCGGCGCGCCGGTTCGCCACCTGGATGATCGACAGGTACCACGACGGGGGCAGGCCGCTCGGCAGCCTGGCACTCCTGCTCGGCGAGGAGGTACCCGGCCCCTTCGTCCATCCGCGGACCCGTGCGGAGCACGCCGTCGAAGCCGCGACCATCGACAACATCGTGGCCGCCGTCCTGGAGTGGAAGGACCGCGGCGATCACGACCAGGCCCGCCTGGTCTTCTACTTCTGTGGCCACGGCGTCTCGCTGGGGTTCGACACCTCCCTCCTGGCCGAGGACATGTTCGCCGACCTCAACAGTCCGATGAACGGCGCCCTGCACTTCGAAGGACTGAAGAGGGGGCTCAACAGCTGCCGGGCCGGCCAGCAGGTCTTCTTCGTGGACGCCTGCCGGGCCGGTTCCGACGCGCTCGGCAGGACCGTGGGCGGAGCCTCGCTCGGGCGGGTCCCGATCGACGGCAACGAGATGTTCCGGCCCGAAGGGTTCGTGCCGCGCGAGCACGCCGTCATCTACGCGACCCTGCACGGCGAGGAGACCTTCGGGCGGGCCGGCGAGGCCAGCCTGTTCACCTCCGCCCTGCTGCAGAGCGTGGAGGGCGCGGCGAGCGAGAACACCGAAGGCCGCGTGTGGCGGGTGACCACGGGCACCCTGACGCACGCGATCGGCCACTTCATGAGGGAGCCCGCGTTCGCCGGTACCCTCGTGAACGCGGCCGTACCCGTCAACTCCGAGTCGTTCGACTTCGTCTTCCACGAGCTGCCGGGCGACCCGATCGTCCCGGTGTACATCGGCTGCGTCCCGGAGACGGACAACGCGCTCGCCGACTTCGCCTGCCGGCACCCGGGGCAGGACGACCGGCGGCGCCCGCCCCCCGCCGCCGGGGACGAACCCGACCTCACCGAGTGGTCCCTGCTCCTGCCCTTCGGGCAGTACGAGGTCGAGGCCGTCCTCGGCCCCGGAGACGTACGCAGGGACGAACTCGACGCCCGCCCGCCCCTGTTCCACCTCCGATTGGCCCGGCCGTGA
- a CDS encoding helix-turn-helix domain-containing protein: MAAMDLFGRRWALRILWELRSGPLGARAMLARCEGLSSSVLYQRLRELVSSGIIAPSADGYELTRLGTELIHALRPLNEWAATWAQEQEHHDQEPTGT, from the coding sequence ATGGCCGCGATGGACCTGTTCGGCCGCCGGTGGGCGCTGCGCATTCTCTGGGAGCTCCGTTCGGGCCCACTCGGCGCCCGCGCGATGCTGGCACGGTGCGAAGGCCTGTCATCCAGCGTCCTCTACCAGCGGCTCCGCGAACTCGTATCGAGCGGGATCATCGCCCCTTCGGCCGATGGCTACGAGCTCACCCGGCTGGGGACAGAACTCATTCACGCCCTCCGTCCGCTCAACGAATGGGCCGCCACCTGGGCGCAGGAGCAGGAACACCACGATCAGGAGCCCACGGGGACCTGA